In Mercurialis annua linkage group LG5, ddMerAnnu1.2, whole genome shotgun sequence, a single genomic region encodes these proteins:
- the LOC126682848 gene encoding nuclear transcription factor Y subunit B-7, protein MEDESNEHSSGSPESPNCLKSKNKEQDRFLPIANVGRIMKKVIPGNGKISKDAKETVQECVSEFISFITGEASDKCQREKRKTINGDDIIWAITTLGFEDYVAPLKLYLNKYREIEGDKLNIPKQQRLHQEQEQNYNNNVYSSTPNTTSLMSQQSFVDHQPFSLPFSSSNSIQKQLHQQDQIDSLGHW, encoded by the coding sequence atggaGGATGAGAGCAATGAGCATTCCTCAGGTAGTCCGGAAAGTCCAAATTGTTTAAAGAGCAAAAATAAAGAGCAAGATCGATTTCTTCCTATAGCAAATGTGGGCAGAATAATGAAAAAAGTGATTCCGGGAAATGGTAAGATTTCAAAGGATGCAAAAGAAACGGTTCAAGAATGCGTTTCGGAATTCATTAGCTTTATCACGGGCGAAGCCTCCGATAAATGCCAACGAGAAAAACGAAAGACTATCAATGGCGACGATATTATTTGGGCTATAACCACACTAGGGTTCGAAGATTACGTCGCTCCATTAAAATTGTATCTTAATAAATATCGAGAAATTGAAGGCGACAAGTTAAATATTCCGAAGCAACAAAGGTTACACCAAGAGCAAGAACAAAACTATAACAATAATGTTTATTCTTCTACACCCAACACTACTTCTCTTATGTCTCAACAATCTTTTGTTGATCATCAACCATTTTCCTTACCTTTCTCTTCTTCTAACTCTATTCAAAAACAGCTACACCAACAAGATCAAATCGATTCGCTGGGGCATTGGTAA